The Pseudomonadota bacterium sequence ATCAACACCCGCTCGGATTCCGAAGTGCTGCTCAATGTGTTCGCGCACGAGCTGCACCAGCAAATCGATTCGACCCACCTCAGCCACGCCCAGGTGTTCGCCGCCATCGATGCCTTGCACGAACGGTGTCGCGGCGGCTACGCGGTGGTTGCCATGGTCGCCGGGCGGGGCCTGATTGCGTTTCGCGATCGCCACGGTATCCGGCCGCTGGTGCTCGGCAAGCGCGTGACCGGAGCCGGTGAGGAGTACATGGTCGCGTCTGAAACGGTTGCGCTTACCGGCCTCGGCTTCAATCCGCTGCGCGACCTCGCACCGGGCGAGGCGGTATACATCGAGACAGACGGCACACTGCACAGCCACATTACACCGAGCAATGTGCCGTTCAGTCCCTGCGTCTTCGAGCACGTGTACTTTGCCCGACCGGACTCGACCATCGACGGCATCTCCGTCTACCAGGCGCGCATGCGCATGGGCATCAAGCTCGCCGAAAAGATCCAGCGCGAGTGGCTGAAACACGATATCGATGTCGTCATTCCGATCCCGGAATCCAGTCGCACGGCGGCGCTCGAGCTGGCACAACGGCTCGACATTCCCTACCGCGA is a genomic window containing:
- the purF gene encoding amidophosphoribosyltransferase yields the protein MCGVVGIVGCTPVNNDLYEGLLLLQHRGQDAAGIMTGDTDGVGKVYIRRGVGLVRDVFRQEHMERLRGTMGIAHCRYPTAGSNSGTEAQPMYVNSPYGLAMAHNGNLTNARELASELYRGDLRHINTRSDSEVLLNVFAHELHQQIDSTHLSHAQVFAAIDALHERCRGGYAVVAMVAGRGLIAFRDRHGIRPLVLGKRVTGAGEEYMVASETVALTGLGFNPLRDLAPGEAVYIETDGTLHSHITPSNVPFSPCVFEHVYFARPDSTIDGISVYQARMRMGIKLAEKIQREWLKHDIDVVIPIPESSRTAALELAQRLDIPYREGFVKNRYVGRTFIMPGQQVRRKSVRQKLSSIDQEFAGKNVLLVDDSIVRGTT